Proteins encoded within one genomic window of Terriglobus sp. TAA 43:
- a CDS encoding sigma-70 family RNA polymerase sigma factor codes for MLGSLNPISEPQRVTQLLRRAQAGDAEAASALMPLVYRELHALAERKMRFERPNHTLQPTVLVNEAYLQLLKLDNVDCQNRAHFFALASNIMRRVLVDHARSANAAKRPGAHQQVTLTSQVRVAAQPIDILALNNALEELAAFDKRQAQVVEMRFFAGLSFEEIAESLDISVRTAKRDWSIARAWLHGELVPRRNAPYGC; via the coding sequence ATGTTGGGTTCACTCAATCCGATCTCTGAGCCACAACGCGTTACGCAGTTATTGCGGCGCGCTCAGGCAGGCGACGCAGAAGCTGCTTCAGCTCTGATGCCGCTTGTCTACCGTGAGCTCCATGCGCTTGCGGAGCGCAAGATGAGGTTTGAGCGCCCCAATCACACGCTTCAACCTACCGTTCTGGTGAACGAGGCCTATTTACAGCTTCTGAAGCTGGATAACGTCGATTGCCAGAACAGGGCCCATTTCTTCGCCCTAGCATCCAACATCATGCGCCGTGTGCTGGTCGATCACGCACGGTCTGCAAATGCGGCGAAGCGGCCAGGCGCCCATCAGCAGGTCACGCTGACTTCGCAGGTGCGAGTGGCAGCGCAGCCGATTGACATCCTGGCGCTGAACAATGCCCTGGAGGAGCTTGCTGCCTTCGATAAGCGACAGGCGCAAGTTGTAGAGATGCGTTTTTTCGCCGGACTCTCGTTTGAAGAGATCGCGGAGTCGCTTGATATTTCCGTCCGGACCGCGAAACGTGATTGGTCCATCGCAAGAGCGTGGTTGCACGGAGAACTCGTGCCAAGACGCAACGCGCCCTATGGATGCTGA